In one Mycobacterium sp. NBC_00419 genomic region, the following are encoded:
- the fdhD gene encoding formate dehydrogenase accessory sulfurtransferase FdhD has protein sequence MGRVTARRRASHLTNGIITERPETLVVEEPLEIRVNSAAVTVTMRTPGSDVELAQGFLLTEGVITRREDVLTVQYCRGSGEDGANTYNVLDVTLHPDVPPPDTDVTRNFYTTSSCGVCGKASLEAVRLSSRHSPGDDPSTVSTATLTAMPAQLRSAQKVFASTGGVHAAALFTTDGTLLAVREDIGRHNAVDKVIGWALEANRVPLGGTVLLVSGRASFELTQKAVMAGIPVLAAVSAPSSLAVDLATQSGLTLIAFLRGDSMNIYSRADRVPG, from the coding sequence ATGGGGCGGGTGACGGCACGGCGGCGAGCCAGCCACCTGACCAACGGCATCATCACCGAGCGGCCCGAGACACTCGTCGTCGAGGAGCCGTTGGAGATCCGGGTCAATTCCGCGGCGGTGACGGTCACGATGCGCACGCCGGGTTCCGATGTGGAACTGGCCCAAGGCTTTCTGCTCACGGAGGGCGTGATCACCCGCCGCGAGGACGTGCTGACGGTGCAGTACTGCCGCGGCAGCGGCGAGGACGGGGCCAACACCTACAACGTGCTCGACGTAACACTGCACCCCGACGTGCCGCCCCCGGACACCGATGTCACCCGCAACTTCTACACCACCTCGTCGTGCGGCGTGTGCGGGAAAGCCTCGCTGGAAGCAGTCAGGCTGTCCAGCCGGCACTCCCCCGGTGACGATCCGTCCACGGTGTCGACGGCGACCCTGACGGCAATGCCGGCCCAATTGCGTTCGGCGCAGAAGGTTTTCGCCAGCACCGGCGGTGTGCATGCCGCCGCGCTGTTCACCACTGACGGCACGCTGCTGGCCGTTCGGGAGGATATCGGTAGGCACAACGCCGTCGACAAAGTCATCGGGTGGGCACTGGAAGCCAATCGCGTACCGCTGGGCGGCACCGTCCTGCTGGTCAGCGGGCGGGCGTCGTTCGAACTCACCCAGAAAGCGGTGATGGCCGGAATCCCGGTGCTCGCGGCGGTGTCGGCACCGTCGTCGTTGGCGGTAGACCTGGCAACCCAGTCCGGTCTGACTCTGATCGCTTTCTTACGGGGTGACTCAATGAACATCTACAGCCGAGCGGACCGCGTCCCGGGCTGA
- a CDS encoding FdhF/YdeP family oxidoreductase encodes MGESRDIDADYDEHAVTVGAPKAEAAGVPAVMVALRRGLAEMGPLRTVEALTRLNQRHGFDCPGCAWPEEQGGRKLAEFCENGAKAVAEEATKRRVTPEFFARHTVAELADKPEYWLSQQGRLTHPMVLRPGEAHYRPISWDQAYALIAEHLGALASPDEAVFYTSGRTSNEAAFLYQLLVRSFGTNNLPDCSNMCHESSGTALVDSIGIGKGSVSVEDIEHADVIVIAGQNPGTNHPRMLSVLEKARANGARIIAINPLPEAGLIRFKDPQKVHGVVGHGVPIADEFVQIRIGGDLALFKGLGRLLVEADDRSPGSVIDRAFVDEHCHGFDDYLAEARSVDLDTVVEATGIERAQLERVAGMLAGSQRTIVCWAMGITQHTHAVATIGEMTNVLLMRGMIGKPGAGVCPVRGHSNVQGDRTMGIWEKVPEAFLAALDRQFGIASPRKHGYDTVDAIRAMRDGRASVFIGMGGNFASATPDTAVTESALSSCALTVQVSTKLNRSHLVHGHSALILPTLGRTDRDLVDGRKQVVSVEDSMSMVHLSRGSLTPPSDQVRSEVAIICQMARAVLGAGHPVPWEGFAADYDTIRDAIAAVVPGCADYNRRVRQPDGFQLPHPPRDAREFPTITGKANFSVNPMRWVPVPPGRLVLQTMRSHDQYNTTIYGLDDRYRGVKGGRRVVFVNPADIVSLGLADGVRVDLVSEFTNAQGEVQERRAKDFLVVPYPTPEGNAAAYYPETNPLVPLDHVALKSNTPVSKAIIIRLEPGGQERSWGG; translated from the coding sequence ATGGGTGAGTCTCGGGACATCGATGCCGACTACGACGAGCATGCGGTAACCGTCGGAGCGCCCAAAGCCGAGGCTGCCGGTGTCCCGGCCGTCATGGTGGCGCTTCGGCGCGGCCTGGCGGAGATGGGTCCGCTGCGCACCGTCGAAGCGCTCACCCGGCTCAACCAGCGCCACGGGTTCGACTGCCCCGGCTGCGCCTGGCCAGAGGAGCAGGGTGGCCGCAAGCTGGCCGAGTTCTGCGAGAACGGCGCCAAGGCGGTGGCCGAGGAAGCGACGAAGCGTCGCGTCACCCCAGAGTTCTTCGCCCGGCACACCGTGGCCGAGTTGGCCGACAAGCCCGAGTATTGGCTGTCCCAACAGGGCCGGCTCACCCATCCGATGGTGCTGCGCCCGGGTGAGGCGCACTACCGGCCGATCAGCTGGGACCAGGCCTACGCGCTGATCGCCGAACATCTGGGCGCGCTGGCCTCACCTGACGAGGCGGTGTTCTACACCTCGGGCCGCACCAGTAACGAGGCGGCGTTCCTCTATCAGTTGCTGGTGCGCAGCTTCGGCACGAACAACCTGCCGGACTGCTCCAACATGTGCCACGAGTCGTCGGGCACCGCGTTGGTCGACTCGATCGGCATCGGCAAGGGGTCGGTGAGTGTCGAGGACATCGAGCACGCCGACGTCATCGTGATCGCAGGCCAGAACCCCGGCACCAACCATCCACGCATGCTGTCGGTGCTGGAGAAGGCGCGGGCCAACGGCGCCAGGATCATCGCGATCAATCCACTGCCCGAGGCCGGCCTGATCCGGTTCAAGGATCCGCAGAAGGTCCACGGCGTCGTCGGCCACGGGGTGCCGATCGCCGACGAGTTCGTACAGATCCGGATCGGTGGCGACCTGGCTCTGTTCAAGGGGCTGGGCCGGCTGCTCGTCGAAGCCGACGACCGCTCCCCCGGCAGCGTGATCGACCGGGCGTTCGTCGACGAGCACTGCCACGGGTTCGACGACTATCTCGCCGAAGCCCGCAGCGTCGACCTCGACACCGTCGTCGAAGCCACCGGCATCGAACGCGCGCAGCTCGAGCGCGTCGCGGGAATGCTGGCGGGTTCGCAGCGCACCATCGTGTGCTGGGCGATGGGCATCACCCAGCACACGCACGCCGTGGCCACCATCGGCGAGATGACCAATGTCCTGCTGATGCGCGGCATGATCGGCAAGCCGGGTGCCGGGGTGTGCCCGGTGCGCGGACATTCCAATGTTCAGGGCGATCGGACGATGGGCATCTGGGAGAAGGTGCCGGAGGCGTTCCTGGCCGCCCTGGACCGCCAGTTCGGTATCGCCAGCCCCCGCAAGCACGGCTACGACACCGTCGACGCCATCAGGGCGATGCGCGACGGCCGCGCCTCGGTGTTCATCGGCATGGGCGGCAACTTCGCCTCGGCCACCCCGGACACCGCGGTCACCGAGTCGGCCTTGAGTTCATGCGCGCTGACGGTGCAGGTGTCGACCAAACTCAACCGCAGCCACCTCGTCCACGGCCACAGCGCGTTGATCCTGCCGACCCTCGGCCGCACCGACCGTGACCTTGTCGACGGCCGCAAACAGGTTGTCTCCGTTGAGGACTCAATGTCGATGGTGCATCTCTCCAGGGGTTCACTTACCCCGCCGAGCGATCAGGTGCGCAGCGAGGTGGCGATCATCTGCCAGATGGCGCGCGCGGTGCTCGGCGCCGGGCACCCGGTGCCGTGGGAGGGTTTCGCCGCCGACTACGACACCATCCGCGACGCGATCGCGGCCGTCGTACCGGGCTGCGCGGACTACAACAGGCGCGTGCGCCAGCCCGACGGCTTCCAGCTGCCGCATCCCCCGCGCGATGCGCGCGAGTTCCCGACCATCACCGGCAAGGCGAACTTCAGCGTCAACCCGATGCGGTGGGTGCCGGTGCCGCCCGGGCGGCTGGTGTTGCAGACCATGCGCAGCCACGACCAGTACAACACCACGATCTACGGTCTCGACGACCGCTATCGCGGCGTGAAGGGCGGCCGGCGGGTCGTCTTCGTCAACCCTGCCGACATCGTGTCGCTGGGACTGGCCGACGGCGTTCGGGTGGATTTGGTCTCGGAGTTCACAAACGCCCAGGGCGAGGTCCAGGAACGGCGCGCCAAGGACTTTCTCGTCGTGCCCTACCCCACCCCGGAGGGCAACGCCGCCGCCTACTATCCCGAGACCAATCCCCTGGTTCCGCTGGATCACGTTGCGCTGAAATCGAATACGCCGGTGTCCAAGGCGATCATCATTCGGTTGGAACCCGGCGGGCAGGAGCGCTCATGGGGCGGGTGA
- a CDS encoding glutamine synthetase III family protein, whose amino-acid sequence MSGNAVRLTAINNVEAYEPPPISFDPGEAPGEIFGANVFTLAEMRLRLPKSVYKSVVATIEKGAKLDPAVADAVASVMKDWALSKGATHYAHVFYPMTGLTAEKHDSFLDPVGDGTTLAEFAGKTLIQGEPDGSSFPSGGLRSTFEARGYTGWDVTSPAYILENPNGNTLCIPTVFVSMTGEALDYKTPLLRSQQAMGAQAERILKLFGHKDFDHIVSFCGPEQEYFLVDRHFFLARPDLINAGRTLFGAKPPKGQEFDDHYFGAIPDRVLAFMMDTERELFKLGIPAKTRHNEVAPGQFEIAPMFERANIAADHQQLLMTTFKAIAKKHGMECLMHEKPFAGVNGSGKHVNFSLGNAQFGSLLVPGDTPHENAQFLVFCAAVIRAVHKFAGLLRVSVASATNDHRLGANEAPPAIISIFLGDQLADVFEQIAKGAATSSKGKGTMIMGVDTLPVLPTDPGDRNRTSPFAFTGNRFEFRAPGSGQTINVPMIIINTIMADSLDYMATWLEDAVAGGEEFDMAVQKLLTEIITEHGAVVFNGDGYSENWQTEAAARGLPNLKTTIDAIPELVTPEAIEVFEKYGVFNERELRSREEVRYEMYSLTVGVEAKITLEVGSTVILPAAVRYQTELASNVATLKAAGLEPDLTLLQSVSTPISELTSALTALKTAMGEHGGETAAEEAKHAQSLLPLMDAVREAADTLEGVVADDLWPLPTYQEMLYIL is encoded by the coding sequence TTGAGCGGAAACGCGGTCCGCCTGACGGCGATCAACAATGTCGAGGCTTACGAGCCGCCGCCCATCAGCTTCGATCCCGGTGAGGCGCCGGGCGAGATCTTCGGCGCCAACGTCTTCACGCTGGCCGAGATGCGCCTGCGGCTGCCCAAGTCGGTGTACAAGTCCGTCGTGGCGACCATCGAGAAGGGCGCCAAGCTCGACCCGGCCGTGGCCGACGCCGTCGCCTCGGTGATGAAGGACTGGGCACTGTCCAAGGGGGCGACGCACTACGCGCATGTCTTCTACCCGATGACAGGGCTGACCGCCGAGAAGCACGACAGCTTCCTCGACCCGGTCGGCGACGGAACCACGCTCGCCGAGTTCGCAGGCAAGACCCTGATCCAGGGCGAGCCGGACGGCTCGAGCTTCCCCTCGGGTGGCCTGCGCAGCACCTTCGAGGCGCGCGGTTACACCGGCTGGGACGTCACCAGCCCGGCCTACATCCTGGAGAACCCGAACGGAAACACGCTGTGCATCCCGACGGTGTTCGTCTCGATGACCGGTGAGGCGCTGGACTACAAGACCCCTCTGCTGCGTAGCCAGCAGGCCATGGGCGCTCAGGCCGAGCGAATCCTCAAGTTGTTCGGGCACAAGGATTTCGACCACATCGTGTCGTTCTGCGGGCCCGAGCAGGAGTACTTCCTGGTGGATCGTCACTTCTTCCTGGCGCGCCCGGATCTGATCAACGCCGGTCGCACGCTGTTCGGCGCGAAGCCGCCCAAGGGCCAGGAGTTCGACGACCACTACTTCGGCGCGATTCCCGACCGGGTGCTGGCGTTCATGATGGACACCGAGCGGGAGCTGTTCAAGCTCGGCATTCCGGCCAAGACCCGCCACAACGAGGTCGCGCCCGGACAGTTCGAGATCGCCCCGATGTTCGAGCGGGCCAACATCGCCGCCGACCACCAGCAACTGCTGATGACGACGTTCAAGGCCATCGCCAAGAAGCACGGCATGGAATGCCTGATGCACGAGAAGCCGTTCGCCGGTGTCAACGGATCGGGCAAGCACGTCAACTTCTCACTGGGTAACGCGCAGTTCGGTTCGCTGCTGGTGCCCGGTGACACACCGCACGAGAATGCTCAGTTCCTGGTGTTCTGCGCCGCGGTGATCCGTGCCGTGCACAAGTTCGCCGGCCTGCTGCGGGTGTCGGTGGCCTCGGCCACCAACGACCACCGCCTCGGCGCCAACGAGGCGCCGCCGGCAATCATCTCGATCTTCCTCGGCGACCAGCTGGCCGATGTGTTCGAGCAGATCGCCAAGGGCGCGGCGACGTCGTCCAAGGGCAAGGGCACCATGATCATGGGCGTCGACACGCTGCCGGTGCTTCCGACCGATCCGGGCGATCGCAACCGCACCAGCCCGTTTGCCTTCACCGGCAACCGATTCGAGTTCCGCGCACCGGGCTCGGGCCAGACCATCAACGTGCCGATGATCATCATCAACACGATCATGGCCGACTCGCTGGATTACATGGCGACGTGGTTGGAAGACGCGGTGGCGGGCGGCGAAGAATTCGATATGGCCGTGCAGAAGCTGCTGACCGAGATCATCACGGAGCACGGCGCCGTGGTGTTCAACGGTGACGGCTACTCGGAGAACTGGCAGACCGAGGCCGCAGCGCGCGGGCTGCCGAACCTCAAGACGACCATTGATGCCATTCCGGAACTGGTCACCCCGGAGGCCATCGAGGTCTTCGAGAAGTACGGGGTGTTCAACGAGCGCGAACTCCGTAGCCGCGAGGAGGTCCGCTACGAGATGTACTCGCTGACCGTCGGTGTCGAGGCCAAGATCACCCTGGAAGTCGGCTCGACGGTGATTCTGCCTGCCGCCGTGCGCTACCAGACCGAACTGGCTTCCAATGTCGCGACGCTCAAGGCGGCGGGGCTGGAGCCCGATCTGACGCTGCTTCAATCCGTCAGCACGCCGATCTCCGAGCTCACGAGTGCATTGACTGCGCTCAAGACGGCGATGGGCGAGCACGGCGGTGAGACGGCGGCCGAGGAGGCCAAGCATGCACAGAGCCTGCTGCCGCTGATGGATGCGGTCCGGGAGGCTGCCGACACGCTGGAAGGTGTTGTGGCCGATGACCTCTGGCCGCTGCCGACCTATCAGGAGATGCTCTACATCCTCTGA
- a CDS encoding nitroreductase family deazaflavin-dependent oxidoreductase, with product MASVPQDFPDAHWGSERMSTLFRPFYALASSRVGSRFIRVLVPLDRRVLGATKGKYTLFGPTSLPELLLTTTGRKSGQPRMSALSYLRDGDRLLVLGSNFGQQHHPAWTANLLAHPEAVVAINGIEIPVTATLLAGEDRDRGLQRFLAYPMYQSYRTRTSRELRVFALTPR from the coding sequence ATGGCATCCGTGCCGCAGGATTTTCCCGACGCCCACTGGGGCAGCGAACGGATGTCGACGCTATTCCGTCCCTTCTACGCCCTGGCGTCATCTCGGGTGGGGTCACGGTTCATCCGGGTACTCGTACCGCTGGACCGGCGTGTCCTGGGGGCGACCAAGGGCAAGTACACGCTCTTCGGGCCCACGTCGCTGCCCGAACTGCTGCTGACCACGACCGGACGCAAGTCAGGCCAGCCCCGAATGTCTGCGCTGAGCTACCTGCGCGACGGTGACCGACTGTTGGTGCTCGGCAGCAACTTCGGCCAGCAGCACCATCCGGCGTGGACGGCGAACCTGCTGGCCCATCCCGAAGCCGTGGTAGCCATCAACGGTATCGAAATCCCGGTAACGGCAACTCTTCTCGCTGGAGAAGACCGGGATCGAGGGTTGCAGCGCTTCCTGGCCTACCCGATGTACCAGTCGTATCGCACCCGTACCAGCCGCGAACTGCGGGTGTTCGCACTGACGCCGCGCTAA